From the genome of Lotus japonicus ecotype B-129 chromosome 6, LjGifu_v1.2, one region includes:
- the LOC130725269 gene encoding protein FAR1-RELATED SEQUENCE 5-like: MEDSGIPSWCSAEGFSSIGDCKSTIVAGILSSPTPTHSESIGEAETSEGVAVNSMDDVAQTQWDCLNEIEFKKHHFLTRQVAFEFYNFFARVKGFSIRKSKVLRNKKGEIVRQDLVCHKEGFREEKNRMRENRKRETKVETRCGCSAKMRIRLVAESSRWHVVFFGDAHNHAMLEGNQSSMLPAHRHLKDGDIAGLNSMRQAGISTYDIYNLMADQSGGFEKINALKVDMFNQMTKQKQKEQCDAKAVLVYLKGLASGDAGMFWSHHADEDGNLKQVFWADGISRMDFQVFGEVLAFDATYRKNRYGCPIVVLVGVNHHCQTIVFGTAVLTNEKEESYVWVLEQFLAAMKGKQPAAVITDGAPAMRNAITRLLPKAHHRLDLNLEDNPWVQGLYEKRHMWATCMMRGKFFAGFRTTSRCEGMHSQIGRIVRSRNSLLEFVQYFERYVNYMRWREVDANYKSVVGDAVPKTNVRALELCAANLYTRTVFLKFRSWLSSGSLVKVAGMKDTSSCIIYSMYRYCKPAKLWYVAHDEQTSTFRCSCQRMETFGLPCDHIIGLLVHLDIDVIPKSLVLQRWCKSAKESMKGNSESAFKFWESTVLARLGSLVMRSREMFNLGCESMEDYLDTVDVMAKHVEKLKAKKVENKGPDDEDTNINGVDIKGIDEVKNPHVVKSGSSSGTKRKCSVCKQGGHNKTTCPDNKRQKVSAVSGLGVEGGHA; this comes from the exons ATGGAGGATTCAGGAATTCCAAGCTGGTGTTCAGCCGAAG GTTTTTCATCAATTGGTGATTGCAAAAGCACTATTGTTGCTGGAATTTTGTCATCACCCACACCCACACATAGTGAGTCAATTGGTGAGGCAGAAACGAGCGAAGGTGTGGCCGTCAACAGTATGGATGATGTGGCACAAACCCAGTGGGATTGTTTGAACGAGATTGAGTTTAAGAAGCATCATTTTTTGACTCGGCAAGTAGCTTTTGAATTCTACAACTTTTTTGCCAGAGTTAAAGGGTTCTCTATTCGGAAAAGCAAGGTTTTGAGAAACAAAAAAGGGGAGATAGTGCGGCAAGATCTAGTGTGTCATAAGGAAGGCTTTcgtgaagaaaaaaacagaatgAGGGAAAATCGCAAGCGGGAGACAAAAGTAGAGACAAGATGTGGATGCTCAGCTAAAATGAGGATTCGATTGGTTGCTGAAAGTAGTAGGTGGCATGTTGTGTTTTTTGGAGATGCTCACAATCATGCTATGTTAGAGGGAAACCAATCATCCATGTTGCCAGCACACCGGCACTTAAAAGATGGTGATATAGCTGGTCTGAACAGTATGAGACAAGCCGGAATTAGCACCTATGACATATACAATCTAATGGCTGACCAATCTGGAGGATTTGAAAAAATCAATGCACTGAAAGTTGACATGTTTAATCAAATGACGAAGCAGAAACAAAAGGAGCAGTGTGATGCGAAAGCTGTTTTAGTATACCTTAAGGGACTTGCTTCGGGTGATGCTGGAATGTTTTGGTCACACCATGCAGATGAAGATGGTAATTTAAAACAAGTGTTTTGGGCTGATGGGATTAGTAGAATGGATTTTCAGGTGTTTGGTGAAGTTCTTGCTTTTGACGCAACATACCGGAAGAACCGGTACGGGTGTCCCATAGTTGTTCTAGTTGGAGTTAACCATCACTGTCAGACAATTGTATTTGGCACAGCAGTTTTGACTAATGAGAAAGAGGAAAGCTATGTGTGGGTTTTGGAGCAGTTTTTGGCAGCAATGAAGGGGAAACAACCAGCGGCAGTTATAACTGATGGGGCTCCCGCCATGCGGAACGCTATCACTCGTTTACTACCCAAAGCTCATCACCGACT TGATTTAAATCTTGAAGACAATCCATGGGTTCAAGGATTGTATGAGAAGAGGCACATGTGGGCTACTTGTATGATGCGGGGGAAGTTCTTTGCCGGTTTTCGCACTACTTCACGGTGTGAAGGTATGCATTCTCAAATTGGTCGGATTGTGCGTTCCAGAAATAGCTTACTTGAGTTTGTTCAATACTTTGAACGTTACGTGAACTACATGAGATGGAGAGAGGTTGATGCAAACTATAAGTCTGTGGTAGGAGATGCTGTTCCAAAGACCAACGTGCGTGCCCTTGAACTATGTGCTGCAAATCTTTACACAAGGACGGTATTCTTAAAGTTTCGCTCATGGCTTAGTAGTGGAAGCCTAGTGAAGGTTGCTGGCATGAAGGATACCTCCTCATGTATTATATATTCCATGTACAGGTACTGTAAACCTGCGAAACTGTGGTATGTGGCACATGATGAACAGACGTCAACATTTAGGTGTTCATGTCAGCGGATGGAGACCTTTGGGCTTCCTTGTGATCATATAATAGGTCTGTTGGTGCATTTGGACATTGATGTCATCCCAAAAAGTTTAGTATTGCAAAGATGGTGTAAGTCAGCAAAAGAATCTATGAAGGGGAATTCAGAATCTGCTTTCAAATTCTGGGAGTCAACCGTTTTGGCTAGGCTGGGTTCGTTGGTGATGAGAAGTAGAGAAATGTTTAACCTTGGATGTGAATCAATGGAGGACTATCTGGATACAGTTGATGTCATGGCCAAGCATGTTGAGAAACTAAAGGCTAAGAAGGTTGAAAACAAGGGACCTGATGATGAGGACACAAATATTAATGGTGTGGATATTAAAGGGATTGATGAAGTGAAAAATCCGCATGTAGTCAAGAGTGGCAGTTCAAGTGGCACCAAAAGGAAGTGTAGTGTTTGCAAGCAGGGGGGTCACAACAAAACCACATGTCCAGATAACAAAAGGCAGAAAGTTTCAGCTGTAAGTGGTCTAGGTGTGGAAGGTGGCCATGCTTAA
- the LOC130723944 gene encoding UDP-glycosyltransferase 87A1-like gives MDTSSGGGACHVVAVPYPGRGHINPMMNLCKILASRRPNQILITFVVTEEWLGFIGADPKPDAIRFATIPNVIPPERERAADFPRFYEAVMTEMEAPVERLLDQLDPPLTAIIGCVELRWPIALANRRNIPVAAFWTMSASFYSMLHHLDVFVRHRHLTLDKLGEQAENIPGISSAHLEDLQTVLRENDQRVLQLALECISKVPTANYLLLTTVQEIEAEKINSLKAIFPFPVYPIGPAIPYIELGENYLLNTCNSHDYMNWLDSQPAESVLYISLGSFLSVSNTQMDEILEALNSSKIRYLWVARGEASRLKEKCGDKGLVVPWCDQLKVLSHASIGGFWSHCGWNSTLEAVFSGVPMLTFPLFLDQVPNSSQIVDEWKNGCKVEISELVGDVVVGKEKIEEIVKRFMDLESHEGKKMRDRARELKVSCHGAIGEGGSSDGNLEAFIGDISRPLMH, from the exons ATGGACACTAGCTCCGGCGGCGGCGCGTGCCACGTGGTGGCGGTACCGTATCCGGGAAGAGGACACATCAACCCGATGATGAACCTGTGCAAGATCCTCGCATCACGAAGACCCAACCAGATCCTCATCACGTTCGTGGTCACCGAGGAGTGGCTCGGCTTCATCGGCGCAGACCCCAAGCCGGACGCAATCCGTTTCGCCACCATCCCCAACGTGATCCCGCCGGAGCGCGAGAGAGCCGCCGACTTTCCCCGCTTCTACGAAGCCGTCATGACGGAGATGGAAGCCCCGGTCGAGCGGCTTCTCGATCAACTCGACCCGCCGCTGACGGCGATCATCGGATGCGTCGAGCTGCGGTGGCCCATCGCGCTAGCCAATCGGAGGAATATTCCGGTGGCAGCGTTTTGGACGATGTCGGCGTCGTTTTACTCCATGTTGCATCACCTTGATGTCTTTGTACGACACAGGCATTTGACACTTGATAAGCTGG GTGAACAAGCAGAAAACATCCCAGGAATTTCTTCAGCTCATTTGGAAGATCTTCAAACCGTACTTCGTGAAAATGATCAACGAGTCTTGCAGCTTGCATTGGAATGCATTTCCAAGGTGCCCACAGCTAATTATCTTCTACTCACTACTGTCCAAGAGATAGAAGCTGAAAAAATTAATTCCCTGAAAGCTATATTCCCCTTTCCAGTATATCCCATTGGCCCTGCAATCCCTTACATAGAACTGGGAGAAAACTATTTGTTGAACACTTGCAACAGCCATGACTACATGAACTGGCTAGATTCGCAGCCAGCTGAATCAGTTTTGTACATTTCTTTGGGTAGTTTTCTTTCAGTGTCTAATACCCAAATGGATGAAATTCTGGAAGCACTAAACAGTAGCAAGATTCGTTACCTTTGGGTGGCCCGTGGTGAAGCTTCGAGGTTGAAAGAGAAGTGTGGAGATAAGGGCTTGGTGGTGCCATGGTGTGATCAATTGAAGGTGTTGTCCCATGCTTCCATAGGTGGATTTTGGAGCCATTGTGGGTGGAATTCAACTCTGGAAGCTGTTTTTTCTGGTGTACCAATGCTGACATTCCCTCTTTTCTTGGATCAAGTTCCAAATAGCAGCCAAATAGTGGATGAGTGGAAGAATGGGTGTAAGGTGGAGATATCAGAGTTGGTAGGTGATGTGGTTGTGGGTAAAGAAAAGATAGAAGAGATAGTTAAGAGGTTCATGGATCTTGAGAGCCATgagggaaagaaaatgagagacaGAGCAAGAGAACTCAAGGTTAGTTGTCATGGAGCAATTGGCGAAGGGGGATCCTCCGATGGGAACCTGGAAGCATTTATCGGAGATATTTCAAGGCCCCTGATGCATTAA